From a region of the Helicobacter hepaticus ATCC 51449 genome:
- the rpiB gene encoding ribose 5-phosphate isomerase B gives MTYVIGTDHAGFKLKEFTISFLQKKGFEIIDLAPQTNQRVDYPDYAKKVCEAVGEEVNRRGILICGSGIGMSIAANRFKHIRAALCVDAYMAKMARAHNDANVLCMGERISGLGEVESILEAFVSSEFEGERHLVRVEKLGNLGQIL, from the coding sequence ATGACTTATGTTATAGGGACAGACCACGCAGGATTTAAGCTCAAGGAATTTACTATTTCATTTTTGCAGAAAAAAGGTTTTGAAATCATAGATTTAGCACCTCAAACTAATCAAAGAGTAGATTATCCTGATTACGCAAAAAAAGTATGCGAGGCAGTGGGTGAAGAAGTAAATCGCAGAGGCATTTTGATATGTGGAAGCGGAATTGGAATGAGCATTGCTGCTAATCGTTTTAAGCATATTCGCGCTGCACTTTGTGTAGATGCTTATATGGCAAAAATGGCACGTGCCCATAATGACGCAAATGTGCTCTGTATGGGAGAGCGCATTAGTGGCTTAGGTGAGGTGGAGTCAATCCTTGAAGCCTTTGTAAGCAGCGAATTTGAGGGTGAGCGGCATCTTGTGCGTGTGGAAAAGCTAGGGAATCTAGGACAGATTCTATAA
- a CDS encoding adenine phosphoribosyltransferase, giving the protein MDKQKIADSIRAVYNYKPGVIFRDITTLIGDAEVFKEVINILRSRYENQSIDFIAAIEARGFIFGSALAYALGIGFVPIRKKGKLPYNTISEKYTLEYGTDELHIHTDAFRDKKNAKVVLIDDLIATGGTAEASVKLIKSIGAQCVEAAFVINLKGLEGEKKLAPYTQVFSIVEYEGK; this is encoded by the coding sequence ATGGACAAGCAAAAAATAGCAGATTCTATCAGGGCGGTATATAACTATAAGCCCGGAGTTATATTTAGAGATATTACTACACTCATAGGTGATGCAGAGGTATTCAAAGAAGTGATAAATATCTTAAGAAGTCGCTATGAGAATCAAAGTATTGACTTTATAGCTGCTATTGAAGCGCGAGGATTTATTTTTGGTTCAGCTCTTGCATACGCACTAGGCATAGGATTTGTCCCTATACGCAAAAAAGGCAAACTGCCTTATAATACTATTAGTGAAAAATATACGCTTGAATATGGCACTGATGAGTTGCATATACATACAGATGCCTTTAGGGATAAGAAAAATGCTAAAGTTGTGCTTATAGATGATTTAATAGCCACAGGAGGCACAGCAGAAGCAAGTGTAAAGCTTATAAAATCTATCGGCGCACAATGCGTTGAGGCTGCATTTGTGATTAATCTCAAAGGTTTAGAGGGTGAAAAAAAGCTCGCTCCTTATACACAAGTCTTTAGCATTGTAGAATATGAAGGAAAATAA
- a CDS encoding DedA family protein, protein MESIQKVIAYVKQNPKRIFIWGLLLSIILILFILYKRSGFSLEEFITHLWNQYVEDWGYVILFFWGILEGELGLIFAGLAAHDGKMNLFMAIFIAGLGGFVGDQIYFYIGRFNRKTIQEEFTSQRRKFALAHLLLKKYGWPIIFIQRYMYGMRTIIPMSIGTTRYSALKFAVINLFSAWVWAAITIVLTWFFGEHIFIILDWFKGHPYLLIPLAIIIGGGVWWYFHSQTKKVDKKIAKIQRELENKEKISNTQ, encoded by the coding sequence ATGGAATCCATACAAAAGGTAATTGCTTACGTAAAACAGAATCCAAAACGTATTTTTATTTGGGGCTTACTGCTTAGCATTATTCTTATACTCTTTATTCTTTATAAACGCTCGGGATTCTCACTTGAAGAATTTATCACGCATTTATGGAATCAATATGTAGAAGATTGGGGTTATGTGATTTTATTTTTTTGGGGCATTTTAGAGGGAGAGCTTGGACTTATTTTTGCTGGATTGGCTGCACACGATGGCAAAATGAATCTATTTATGGCTATTTTTATCGCGGGGCTTGGCGGATTTGTGGGAGATCAAATTTATTTTTATATCGGGCGATTTAATCGCAAGACGATTCAAGAGGAATTCACTTCCCAACGGCGCAAATTTGCCCTTGCACATTTATTGTTGAAAAAATATGGCTGGCCTATTATCTTTATTCAACGCTATATGTATGGTATGCGGACAATTATTCCTATGAGTATTGGCACAACGCGATATAGTGCGCTTAAATTTGCTGTTATTAACCTTTTTTCGGCGTGGGTATGGGCGGCAATCACTATTGTATTAACTTGGTTTTTTGGTGAGCATATTTTTATTATCTTAGATTGGTTTAAAGGACACCCTTATTTGCTTATACCTCTTGCGATTATTATTGGCGGGGGTGTATGGTGGTATTTTCATTCTCAAACAAAAAAAGTGGATAAAAAGATTGCTAAGATTCAAAGAGAGCTTGAAAACAAAGAAAAAATAAGCAATACACAATAG